The sequence CAGGAAATCTACGTTGATTTGGCAGAAAATAACAATTCAGACACAAGGGTTGCGGTGCAAATTGCATCCGAAGGTCATACATGGCAACTCCATCAAATTCGTCGCCTGTTACAATTAGGTCAAACCCTAGGCTTAGACGTTCAAGAATGGTTGAATCTTTTAGGTTAACCGTTAACGGTTTATATAGGCGCGATTGTTTCTAAGATGGGCGGGTTCTATCATTAATATTGCTGAAACTTGAATATAATTACAGAACCTGTCCCTACAATTTGTTGTTGCAAAAGGCGATACTAGAACTAACAGCACAAGCTAAAACCTGATCATCATCAGGATCATTAATAATAATCTTTTCAACTATATGAATCTCCACAATTTGTACTAAATTAATATAGTTATTTACTAAGGCTTCAGGGGTTTCTTGAATAACGGCTAAAAGCCGTTGAGCAAATTTAGGACGACTTAAAACATCTAATAATTCCTCAATTAAGGGAGAAGAAGTATAGATCTCAATTTGCTGATTCCAAACTAAGTCCAGAATTTGTCGGGGATAACTTCCCCATAAGAATCCAGAAATAACTGTATTAGTGTCAAGAACTACACGCATCTTAGGATTGATTTTTAGAGTTTTTTTCAATCCGATAAGCTGCTATTTCGGTTTCAATATCATCGGCGTTAATAGGATCAATTTCATTGAAAGCTAGTAATTTATCTAATTGATTAAAAAACTGTTCAATTTTTACTTCTAAGTTAAGTTCTGATGTCTGTTTCTGAACCTTAGAATAATTGATAATCATAAATTCATCATTCCAAGCCACCTGTAATTCTTGAATATCTTTGATCAGAGATTGAAGTGTTTCAGGTAAAAGTAACGAGCCATCAGGATTAACTTTAATAATTTCTGATTTCATATTGGGAGGTGATAATCAGTAACATTCCTATTATAAACGTGAATTCAGAAATCTTCAATTTAAAAGTGGTATTAGAACAAACTAAACTACACCCGCTTGAAAAATCTGGTTTGCTGTGAGGTTCAAATCTGGAAAAGTTGGCGACACAATGCGATCATTCTCTCGAAACTTGACGATTTGATATTCACCGTCAACCAAGTTACAGATAGAAATTGTTGGTTGTTTGGGATTTCCAATAAAATTGCGTCCGCCCAAAGCAGCATAATCGATAATCCAATATTCTGGGATACCCATCTCCTCATAATCGGCATATTTCAAATAGTAATCATCTCGCCAATTGGTTGATACAACCTCAATTAATAAAGGGATTGATGCAGCTAAACTGAGGGTAGATTGTTTTTGCCATAATGTTTCGTTCGCCAGATTTGCGCGATCAAGCACCAAGACATCAGGGAAATAACCACAATCTTTTTCAGGAGGTCTAACTATCACTTGGCGGGGGATACCGTAGGGTAATCCCAGACGTTTAATCTCAAAAGGAATTTCGATGCTAAGAAAACTGATAACTTCCTCATGTTCGCCTACTGGTTGTGACATCTCAACAATATTTCTATTATGCAGTTCGCAGCGTACCGCCGAATTTTCTGGCAGCCACTCCACAAATTCCTCGAAGTTTACGAGTTTGGGTAAAGCTTGAGTCATAGGTTTTGAGAATTACGGATAATATAAATTATACCTCTAAGTTCTATTATCTAAACAAGTTATAACGCTTTGGAGAGCATAATGTTAAGAATTAGTATTGAAAACCTAGGAGATCACTTGAAAGCTCTTTTAGAAAGAGTAGCTCAAGGTGAAGAAATCATCTTAGTTGATGGGAGTAGAGAAGTTGCCAGACTTGTTCCACCAAAAACCAGACAAGAATGGGTATTGCAAAGAAAAAGATTTCGAGACTCTGTACTCTTGACAGGTGAATCGTTGAGGGGGACAATCATTGAAGCCAGAGAAGGAGAACGGTATTGATTTATTTAGATACGAGCGTGTTAGCTGCTTTTTACTGGCCAGAAGCACTCAGCGAAATAGTAGACGATTTATTAAGCAATGAACCAGAACCCGCATTGAGTCAATTAGTAGAAGTTGAATTATTTTCGGCACTCTCTCGACGGGTGCGAATGGGAGAGATTTCTCAGGGGGATGCTAGAACTATTTCAGCCCATTTCCAATCGGATTTAGACGATGGTTTTTATCATTATTTAACGGTTGAAACTGTTCATTATCAATTAGCGCGCGATTGGATCAGTAGATTTGATATTCCTTTACGAACTTTGGATGCTTTGCATTTAGCGATCGCATTTTCTTATGAAATTCCTTTAATAACAGCAGATGAAGGTTTAGCTGCGAGTGCTACAATATTAGGAGTTTCAGTTGAAATTTTACGACCCTAGCGATCGCTTCTAAGAGAAGAAGGGCGGGTTTAGCAAGATTGTTGCTGAGAGCGGTTGGTTATGATTGTTGTTAGTGACACAACGATCATCTATAAGTTTATAAAAGTTAGCAGAAAATTTATTTGATAAACAAGTTTATGATATAATAGATACTCTACCTATAGTAATTGAGTCATTAAATCACTATGATCGCTGAACTTATGGTACAACCTTCCTACTGGATTGATAGTGAGATTTCAATTCAGAAAGTCAGAAATCTTTACTTAATTTAGTCAGAATTAGAGGTAGTTTTATCTGAATGAAAAAGCGATTTTTGATGCTATCTTAGATTGGGTTTCATCTGTTTAACAAAAATAATTAGTGTATGAATCTGCGCTTTTATATCGATCCTGAAACTAATTTACCTCATATCTATGAGCATGGAGTTAATGAGGTAGAAGTTGAGGATATACTGAGAAAGCCAGGAGAGGATCGTTTGGGTCGTGAAGGTACGCGGGTAGCTATTGGTAAAACTATAGATGGTCGTTATCTTAAGATTGTTTACGTTCCTGAACCCGAGTTAGATAGTGCTTTTGTGATAACAGCGTATGAGTTAACAGGTAAACCTTTGAGTGCTTATAAACGCAGACAACGGAGTAGGTAAATATGACAACACAAAACAAATTTCCCTTGGGTTGGGATGAACAACGAGTGCGCCAAACGATCGAACATTATGAGCGACAGTCAGAAGATGAAGCGGTAGCAGAAGATGAAGCAGCGTTTGATAATCAAGATCAAGCGTTTGTTCAAGTTCCTTTGGAGTTATTACCGTTAGTTAGAGAGTTAATCGCTAAACATTATGCAAGTATTTAAGACAAGATAAATAAAAGCGATCGCATTCTTTAATCTCTCATCAATTTTAGGGTTTGAATACGGGTTAATAGTAAAAATGCGATCGCTTTTAAGAAGAAAGGGTTTAACAAGATTATTATTTAAAATTGAATATTCTTACAGAACCCGCCCCTACAGTTTGAACGATTAGGATTTAATCTGTTTTAATCAGATCACAGGTTGATTACCAAAGGTGGAATGCCCAAAAACAACATAACCTTTCCCTGCGGTATTATCAAATAAACTACCCGGTGCGCCGATGAGGATATCGTTAACGTTATCTTTGTTAATATCCCCAGCACTGCTAACTGCAACTCCTGATAATTCGTTTTCGGCAGTTCCATTGATGAAAAAGCCATTTTCACCGTTCAACTCTGAGCTATTTAAACTTGCAGGAAATCCTTTATTAGTACCCCAAATAATATATGTTTTTCCTGCACCTTTAATGCCATTTGCAGTGGCTCCTGAAGCTCCAATGATAATATCATCAATTTGATCTCCATTCATATCTCCTGCGGCTTTAACAGAACCTCCTAATAATTCATCGGGTTCTACTCCATTAACGACAAATCCGTTATTTCCATCAAGGGTAAACAGGTCGAATTCTTGCGGATATCCGGCTTGAGTTCCAAACACAACATAAGCTTTTCCTGCATTTGTTTGATCATTGCCTGGAGATT comes from Planktothrix sp. FACHB-1365 and encodes:
- a CDS encoding putative toxin-antitoxin system toxin component, PIN family; its protein translation is MRVVLDTNTVISGFLWGSYPRQILDLVWNQQIEIYTSSPLIEELLDVLSRPKFAQRLLAVIQETPEALVNNYINLVQIVEIHIVEKIIINDPDDDQVLACAVSSSIAFCNNKL
- a CDS encoding Uma2 family endonuclease, which translates into the protein MTQALPKLVNFEEFVEWLPENSAVRCELHNRNIVEMSQPVGEHEEVISFLSIEIPFEIKRLGLPYGIPRQVIVRPPEKDCGYFPDVLVLDRANLANETLWQKQSTLSLAASIPLLIEVVSTNWRDDYYLKYADYEEMGIPEYWIIDYAALGGRNFIGNPKQPTISICNLVDGEYQIVKFRENDRIVSPTFPDLNLTANQIFQAGVV
- a CDS encoding type II toxin-antitoxin system Phd/YefM family antitoxin produces the protein MLRISIENLGDHLKALLERVAQGEEIILVDGSREVARLVPPKTRQEWVLQRKRFRDSVLLTGESLRGTIIEAREGERY
- a CDS encoding type II toxin-antitoxin system VapC family toxin, translated to MIYLDTSVLAAFYWPEALSEIVDDLLSNEPEPALSQLVEVELFSALSRRVRMGEISQGDARTISAHFQSDLDDGFYHYLTVETVHYQLARDWISRFDIPLRTLDALHLAIAFSYEIPLITADEGLAASATILGVSVEILRP